A portion of the Gigantopelta aegis isolate Gae_Host chromosome 10, Gae_host_genome, whole genome shotgun sequence genome contains these proteins:
- the LOC121383732 gene encoding E3 ubiquitin-protein ligase MYLIP-like, with protein MYIKLMIAAHPVRVLLIILIAVKSSESIQEKPRTKRAIVTAGIALGCSTVSGKLSELTEIYKPGNIAAIESLIQGDVFSIVGTMKKKGEEAGKKPFENAADTVKNAGKEAIDTIQKTAEEALDELKSASKKKNEAGTNSRTEDCEAKPAGNNISEHACSDIENESRELHDRFVCKVCMECQIQVTFVPCGHLVCCGQCALVLDECPICRTGISGMVRTYY; from the exons ATGTACATCAAGCTTATG aTAGCTGCTCATCCAGTTCGTGTATTGCTCATTATTCTTATCGCTGTCAAGTCTTCGGAATCAATACAag AAAAGCCCAGGACTAAAAGAGCTATCGTGACGGCTGGTATCGCGCTTGGATGTTCCAC TGTGTCTGGTAAACTGAGCGAACTGACAGAAATCTACAAGCCAGGGAACATTGCGGCTATAGAGAGTCTGATTCAGGGAGACGTGTTCAGCATCGTCGGCACAA TGAAAAAGAAAGGCGAAGAGGCCGGTAAGAAACCATTTGAAAATGCTGCTGATACGGTAAAGAACGCAGGCAAAGAGGCCATTGATACGATACAAAAAACAGCCGAAGAGGCCTTGGATGAACTGAAGAGTGCCTCCA aaaagaaaaacgAAGCTGGGACTAACTCCAGGACGGAAGATTGTGAAGCTAAACCAGCAGGAAACAATATTTCGGAACATGCATGCTCAGACATTGAGAACGAGAGTCGTGAACTGCACGATCGATTTGTGTGTAAAGTGTGCATGGAGTGCCAGATTCAAGTCACGTTCGTACCATGCGGACATCTTGTTTGTTGTGGGCAGTGCGCACTGGTCTTGGACGAATGTCCAATCTGCAGGACTGGCATCTCAGGGATGGTCAGAACTTACTACTGA